A region from the Drosophila bipectinata strain 14024-0381.07 chromosome 3R, DbipHiC1v2, whole genome shotgun sequence genome encodes:
- the Caf1-55 gene encoding chromatin assembly factor 1 p55 subunit yields MVDRSDNAAESFDDAVEERVINEEYKIWKKNTPFLYDLVMTHALEWPSLTAQWLPDVTKQDGKDYSVHRLILGTHTSDEQNHLLIASVQLPSEDAQFDGSHYDNEKGEFGGFGSVCGKIEIEIKINHEGEVNRARYMPQNACVIATKTPSSDVLVFDYTKHPSKPEPSGECQPDLRLRGHQKEGYGLSWNPNLNGYLLSASDDHTICLWDINATPKEHRVIDAKNIFTGHTAVVEDVAWHLLHESLFGSVADDQKLMIWDTRNNNTSKPSHTVDAHTAEVNCLSFNPYSEFILATGSADKTVALWDLRNLKLKLHSFESHKDEIFQVQWSPHNETILASSGTDRRLHVWDLSKIGEEQSSEDAEDGPPELLFIHGGHTAKISDFSWNPNEPWIICSVSEDNIMQVWQMAENVYNDEEPEIPASELETNTA; encoded by the exons ATGGTGGATCGAAGTGATAATG CTGCGGAATCCTTCGACGATGCCGTCGAGGAGCGCGTGATCAACGAGGAATACAAGATATGGAAAAAGAACACGCCCTTTCTCTACGATTTGGTGATGACCCACGCCCTTGAATGGCCCTCCCTGACAGCACAGTGGCTGCCCGATGTAACCAAGCAGGATGGCAAAGACTACTCGGTTCACCGCCTCATCCTGGGCACTCACACATCCGACGAGCAAAACCATTTGCTCATCGCTAGCGTCCAGCTTCCCAGTGAAGACGCCCAGTTTGATGGATCGCACTATGACAACGAGAAGGGCGAGTTTGGCGGTTTTGGTTCCGTCTGTGGCAAAATCGAGATCGAAATCAAGATCAACCACGAGGGGGAGGTCAACAGGGCGCGTTACATGCCCCAGAACGCATGCGTCATTGCTACCAAGACTCCTTCAAGCGACGTTCTTGTCTTTGACTACACGAAGCATCCGAGCAAGCCGGAACCTTCAGGCGAATGCCAGCCAGATTTGCGATTGCGTGGTCACCAGAAGGAGGGCTATGGTCTTTCGTGGAACCCCAACCTCAACG GCTACTTGCTGTCGGCCTCTGATGATCACACCATATGCTTGTGGGACATTAACGCTACTCCTAAGGAGCATCGGGTTATTGATGCCAAGAATATATTTACGGGACACACCGCTGTTGTCGAGGATGTCGCCTGGCATTTATTGCATGAGTCGCTTTTCGGCTCCGTTGCCGACGATCAGAAGCTGATGATCTGGGATACTCGCAACAATAACACCTCAAAGCCCTCGCACACGGTGGACGCACACACAGCCGAGGTCAACTGTCTGAGCTTCAACCCCTACTCAGAGTTCATTTTGGCCACCGGGTCTGCTGACAAAACTGTTGCATTGTGGGATCTGCGCAACCTGAAACTAAAACTACATTCCTTCGAGTCGCACAAGGACGAAATTTTCCAAGTGCAATGGTCGCCGCATAACGAGACAATCCTCGCTTCCTCGGGCACCGATCGCCGGCTACATGTCTGGGATTTGTCCAAGATCGGAGAAGAGCAGAGCTCAGAGGACGCCGAAGACGGACCGCCAGAGCTGCTCTTCATTCACGGCGGCCACACGGCCAAAATCAGCGACTTCTCATGGAACCCCAACGAGCCCTGGATCATTTGCTCGGTCTCTGAGGATAATATTATGCAGGTGTGGCAAATGGCCGAGAATGTTTACAACGACGAGGAGCCCGAGATCCCTGCCTCTGAGTTGGAAACCAACACAGCTTAA